In one Bufo gargarizans isolate SCDJY-AF-19 chromosome 11, ASM1485885v1, whole genome shotgun sequence genomic region, the following are encoded:
- the LOC122921377 gene encoding basic proline-rich protein-like, whose amino-acid sequence MVAIVRLPGSLRAPVAGLPGSLRAPVAGLPGSLRAPVAGLPGSLRAPVAGLPGSLRAPVAGLPGSLRAPVAGPPGSLRAPVAGPPGSLRAPVAGPPGSLRAPVAGPPGSLRAPVAGPPGSLRAPVAGPPGSLRAPVAGPPGSLRAPVAGPPGSLRAPVAGPPGSLRPPVAGPPGSLRPPVAGPPGSLRPPVAGPPGSLRAPVAGPPGSLRAPVAGPPGSLRAPVAGPPGSLRPPVAGPPGSLRPPVAGPPGSLRPPVAGPPGSLRPPVAGPPGSLRPPVAGPPGSLRPPVAGPPGSLRPPVAGPPGSLRPPVAGPPGSLRPPVAGPPGSLRPPVAGPPGSLLECRLSYSEGASSRTPVASLLGLL is encoded by the coding sequence ATGGTGGCAATAGTCAGGCTTCCGGGATCGCTGCGGGCCCCTGTAGCTGGGCTTCCGGGATCGCTGCGGGCCCCTGTAGCTGGGCTTCCGGGATCGCTGCGGGCCCCTGTAGCTGGGCTTCCGGGATCGCTGCGGGCCCCTGTAGCTGGGCTTCCGGGATCGCTGCGGGCCCCTGTAGCTGGGCTTCCGGGATCGCTGCGGGCCCCTGTAGCTGGGCCTCCGGGATCGCTGCGGGCCCCTGTAGCTGGGCCTCCGGGATCGCTGCGGGCCCCTGTAGCTGGGCCTCCGGGATCGCTGCGGGCCCCTGTAGCTGGGCCTCCGGGATCGCTGCGGGCCCCTGTAGCTGGGCCTCCGGGATCGCTGCGGGCCCCTGTAGCTGGGCCTCCGGGATCGCTGCGGGCCCCTGTAGCTGGGCCTCCGGGATCGCTGCGGGCCCCTGTAGCTGGGCCTCCGGGATCGCTGCGGGCCCCTGTAGCTGGGCCTCCGGGATCGCTGCGGCCCCCTGTAGCTGGGCCTCCGGGATCGCTGCGGCCCCCTGTAGCTGGGCCTCCGGGATCGCTGCGGCCCCCTGTAGCTGGGCCTCCGGGATCGCTGCGGGCCCCTGTAGCGGGGCCTCCGGGATCGCTGCGGGCCCCTGTAGCGGGGCCTCCGGGATCGCTGCGGGCCCCTGTAGCGGGGCCTCCGGGATCGCTGCGGCCCCCTGTAGCGGGGCCTCCGGGATCGCTGCGGCCCCCTGTAGCGGGGCCTCCGGGATCGCTGCGGCCCCCTGTAGCGGGGCCTCCGGGATCGCTGCGGCCCCCTGTAGCGGGGCCTCCGGGATCGCTGCGGCCCCCTGTAGCGGGGCCTCCGGGATCGCTGCGGCCCCCTGTAGCGGGGCCTCCGGGATCGCTGCGGCCCCCTGTAGCGGGGCCTCCGGGATCGCTGCGGCCCCCTGTAGCTGGGCCTCCGGGATCGCTGCGGCCCCCTGTAGCTGGGCCTCCGGGATCGCTGCGGCCCCCTGTAGCTGGGCCTCCGGGATCGCTATTGGAGTGCCGGCTGTCTTACTCTGAGGGCGCCAGTAGTCGGACTCcggttgccagcctcctgggaTTGCTGTAG